One window from the genome of Pirellulales bacterium encodes:
- a CDS encoding RNA methyltransferase yields MPEFEHLRHKPPAELRQPRELLIACAPLRSQINISHILRTAGCCGVSRVICCGQAKIIEKIARDGADTVQLEVHRTLPPVLKKLREAGYQLVGLEQTTNSVSLHEFVFERKTALVIGNERQGLTPEELRCLDRVAEIPVWGLPYSYNVHTATAMALYEYCRQFPAG; encoded by the coding sequence ATGCCAGAATTTGAACATTTGCGGCACAAACCTCCGGCGGAGCTCCGGCAGCCCCGGGAACTGCTCATTGCCTGCGCACCTTTACGCAGCCAGATCAATATTTCGCATATTTTGCGGACAGCGGGCTGCTGCGGCGTCAGCCGGGTGATATGTTGCGGCCAAGCCAAAATCATCGAAAAAATCGCCCGCGACGGAGCCGACACCGTTCAACTGGAGGTGCATCGCACGTTGCCCCCCGTGCTCAAAAAACTGCGGGAGGCCGGTTATCAATTGGTGGGCCTGGAGCAAACGACAAACTCTGTCAGCTTGCATGAGTTTGTCTTTGAACGCAAGACCGCCCTGGTGATCGGCAACGAGCGGCAGGGCTTAACGCCCGAGGAACTGCGCTGCCTGGACCGGGTGGCGGAGATTCCCGTTTGGGGACTGCCGTACAGTTATAATGTCCATACCGCGACCGCGATGGCGTTATATGAATATTGCCGACAGTTTCCAGCGGGATAA
- the pckA gene encoding phosphoenolpyruvate carboxykinase (ATP) has protein sequence MDNFDLSAHEITVTQVVRNAAPARLYEDAVKHEGAVIAANGALIIRSGKKTGRSPLDKRLVEHPDSSGNVWWGPVNFKLDEHVFLINRQRAIDYLNTRDELYVLDGYAGWDARYQLNIRVICSRAYHALFMHNMLIRPTEAQLADFGTPDYVIYNAGQFPANPHTHQMTSRTSIDLSLERREFVILGTEYAGEMKKGVFTLMHWLMPSQDVLSMHCSANAGPAGDVTLFFGLSGTGKTTLSADPRRRLIGDDEHCWSAEGIFNVEGGCYAKCSNLSALKEPEIFQAVRFGTVLENTAFDPHTRQVDYADLSITENTRAAYPIEFIPNAVIPCMGGHPANIIFLTCDASGVLPPVSRLSPAQAMYHFISGYTARVAGTEMGVKEPQPTFSACFSAAFLVRHPTVYAELLAAKMRTHGAQAWLINTGWSGGPYGIGRRMQLDYTRALIDAIHSGALAQVATRTDPTFGVGVPTECPGIPADILWPKNTWTDPSAYDAAASRLAGFFQENFKKYSDVASDEIKNAGPVV, from the coding sequence ATGGACAATTTTGACCTGTCGGCCCACGAGATCACAGTTACCCAAGTCGTACGGAATGCGGCCCCCGCCCGACTCTATGAGGATGCCGTCAAACATGAGGGGGCGGTAATCGCCGCGAATGGAGCGTTAATTATTCGTTCCGGCAAAAAAACAGGCCGCAGCCCGCTGGATAAGCGGTTGGTCGAACACCCCGACAGTTCCGGAAATGTCTGGTGGGGACCGGTAAACTTTAAGCTGGATGAACATGTGTTTTTAATCAATCGCCAGCGGGCGATTGATTATCTCAACACCCGCGACGAACTTTACGTGCTGGACGGCTATGCCGGTTGGGATGCGCGCTATCAACTCAATATCCGCGTGATCTGTTCCCGTGCCTATCATGCACTGTTCATGCATAATATGCTTATTCGGCCCACCGAGGCGCAGTTGGCGGATTTTGGCACGCCCGATTACGTGATCTACAACGCCGGGCAGTTTCCGGCGAATCCCCACACCCACCAGATGACCTCCCGGACCAGCATCGACCTGAGTTTAGAGCGGCGGGAATTTGTGATCCTGGGGACGGAATACGCCGGTGAGATGAAAAAAGGGGTTTTTACCCTGATGCACTGGTTGATGCCGAGTCAAGACGTGCTCAGCATGCACTGCTCGGCGAATGCGGGGCCCGCGGGAGACGTCACGCTCTTTTTTGGGTTGTCCGGCACGGGCAAGACCACGCTTTCCGCCGATCCCCGGCGGCGGCTCATTGGCGATGATGAGCATTGCTGGTCCGCGGAGGGAATTTTTAACGTCGAAGGGGGCTGCTACGCCAAGTGTTCCAACCTGAGCGCGCTCAAAGAACCTGAAATATTTCAGGCAGTCCGCTTTGGCACGGTGCTGGAAAACACCGCATTTGACCCCCATACACGGCAGGTCGATTACGCCGATCTTTCCATTACTGAAAACACCCGCGCGGCGTACCCCATTGAGTTTATCCCCAACGCGGTTATTCCCTGCATGGGGGGGCATCCCGCCAATATCATTTTCCTGACCTGTGATGCGTCGGGAGTATTGCCTCCGGTCAGCCGTCTCTCTCCGGCGCAGGCGATGTATCATTTTATTAGCGGTTACACCGCGCGCGTCGCCGGGACCGAAATGGGGGTCAAGGAACCGCAGCCGACGTTTTCAGCATGCTTTAGCGCGGCATTCTTGGTGCGGCATCCGACTGTCTATGCCGAGTTACTTGCGGCCAAAATGCGGACGCATGGCGCGCAGGCCTGGCTAATCAACACCGGCTGGAGTGGCGGGCCGTACGGCATTGGTCGTCGGATGCAGTTGGACTACACCCGCGCCTTAATTGACGCGATCCACAGCGGAGCCTTGGCGCAGGTGGCCACCCGGACCGACCCGACATTCGGAGTCGGGGTGCCGACCGAATGCCCCGGCATTCCGGCGGATATTTTGTGGCCCAAGAATACCTGGACCGACCCGTCGGCGTATGACGCGGCGGCCAGTCGGCTGGCGGGGTTCTTTCAAGAGAATTTTAAGAAATACTCCGACGTGGCCAGTGACGAGATCAAAAACGCGGGCCCGGTGGTATAG